In Cryptomeria japonica chromosome 10, Sugi_1.0, whole genome shotgun sequence, a genomic segment contains:
- the LOC131859124 gene encoding pollen-specific leucine-rich repeat extensin-like protein 1, producing MDMPVAEPSASAPSNTLHASPSAEIGVPSPSKECAKRKKKRMPKNIDVVSLGREESVKPNPPPKAKKPTPKRRKTTLKKESIELSTKTPPSAENPQGEASNPQEGTPNPKRKRAPTNKAITVATTSSEQSPSTEGPTSVQQENPIEAPSSSIPTKIAEEIEKEVEKKLEEEEKRKKKETRGHSQDLLELLPRSNMHESCRKTSETITPTAGMPIPVIGVEISFSISMGIGIWLVNKKMENIKAIKK from the coding sequence ATGGACATGCCTGTAGCTGAACCAAGCGCATCTGCTCCTTCAAATACCCTGCATGCCTCTCCTAGTGCTGAAATAGGTGTCCCTTCTCCTTCAAAGGAGTGTGCAAAGCGAAAGAAAAAGAGGATGCCCAAGAATATTGATGTTGTCTCCTTAGGCAGAGAGGAATCTGTCAAGCCAaatcctccccctaaggccaagaaGCCCACACCAAAAAGGAGGAAAACCACCCTAAAGAAAGAATCTATAGAGTTATCCACAAAAACTCCCCCTTCTGCTGAAAACCCTCAAGGTGAGGCATCCAATCCACAAGAGGGCACTCCCAATCCCAAAAGAAAGAGGGCTCCAACCAACAAAGCCATAACTGTGGCCACCACATCATCAGAACAATCCCCTTCTACAGAAGGACCAACCTCTGTCCAACAAGAAAACCCCATAGAGGCTCCATCCTCTTCAATTCCAACCAAGATTGCAGAGGAGATTGAGAAAGAGGTAGAGAAAAAATTGGAggaggaagaaaaaagaaagaagaaagaaactaGAGGCCATAGTCAAGACCTGCTAGAGTTACTCCCTAGGTCAAATATGCATGAATCATGCAGAAAAACTTCAGAGACCATAACTCCAACTGCAGGGATGCCCATACCAGTGATAGGGGTTGAGATATCTTTTTCTATTTCTATGGGAATAGGGATATGGCTTGTAAATAAGAAaatggaaaacatcaaagcaataaaaAAATAG